The genomic window ACGGGTTCGCGGCGCGTTGGATTATGCCGGTTCGCGTTCCGGATCGCAAAAAAGGGGGATCGCGGGCGGGTCGGGCAGACGGGACTGACCTCGTTTCCTGCCGGGCTCGCGCACTTGCAGGGAACGGCTTTATGCCCTCCCGCCGAATGTCGCGCTCTTGAACGCAGGCCGGAAATGGAACGCAGCGGTTGCCGGCTCGCTGTGAACGAGGAATGAGCGCCGAGCGGAATCGCTTGTTTCAATCGACAATTTGCATAAGGGAAAGGAGAAATGGAAGATGAGCAAGGCCCTGAGAATCGTTTTGCTGATCCCGGTGATCGCCGCGCTTTTCTTTTGCGGATGTGCAACGACGGATCAATCGGCAAAACAGGAAAGTGCCGCGGCTCCGCCGCCGGCGGTTGAGGAACCCGAATTCATCTCCCACAAGGTCTATGCCGGCGAGACGATGGCTTCGATCGCCAAGTGGTACACGGGCAAGGAAAGCAAATGGCGCGAGATCGCCGAGGACAATCCCGGTCTGAATCCCAAGGCTCTCAAGCAGGGAGACCTTGTCAAGGTTCGAGTCTCGCTGGCGACCGCCCACACCGCGCAGCCTTCTCACTCCACGAGACCCAGGAAAGCGGCAAAAAAGAAGGCCGCCAGGCCCGGGACCGTCGAGGAAGACTCTTCCGCCCCGTCCGAAGATGAGGTATTCGGACCGAAGTGAGGGCGGCCCGCCGCTCGAACGCGCGGCGGAGTCGAGTGATTGCGCGGCGCGGCCCGTTTGCCCCCCGATGAGCGGGGCCGGGACCTCGGGCTGTGTTCCGCGCGGCCCCGCCTCAAGCTTTCCCCCGTTCATGCATCGCATCACCAGGGCGGGAGTTCCCCCTGCGCTCTTCCCCCGGAGAGCCCCGCTTTTCCCGAAAACCCGTATGCACCGCCCGGTGCACCGGGCCGCGAGCAGGAAAAGGCCGGCTCCCGCCGTAAACCCTCTCCCGAATCCGCCGCCCCCGGTTTCGCATGGCCTTCCCCCGACCCGCGGAGGCTCCGGGCGAATCTGCCGCAGCCGCGATTTTCATCCTTGCGACCGCGATCATAATCCTTTACTTTGGAGTCCTGATAAATCTGCGGTTCCCGGTCGTTCACCCGCATGAATACAAAGAGCTGCAGCTCTTCCGCTCGGAAGAGGCAAGGTGAAAGAGTGTTCAAGATAGCCTGCCATGGCAAATCCGACGTCGGCTTGAAGCGGACGAACAACGAGGATTCGTTTGCCGTCGAGCAGAACCTGGGAGTTGCGGTGCTCGCGGACGGCATGGGGGGTGCCGCCGCAGGGGAGCTGGCGAGCCGTTTTTTCACCCGTGCGGCTCTGGAAGTCTTCTCGTCGGCGGACAGCAATGATGATTCCAACAATCCGGACCCGATCGAGCGAACCTTCACTCTGGCCAACCGGAAGATACTCGACCACGTCAAGGAAAACCCCGAACACCGGGGAATGGGCTGCACAGCGGAACTGCTGGCCTTCAAGGGGCCCCGCTATTGCCTGGGGCACGTGGGAGACAGCCGGACGTACCTGTTCCGGAACGGGCAGCTGACGCAACTGACACGCGACCATTCCTTCGTGCAGGACCTCCTGGACAAAGGCGTGATCACTCCGGAGGAGGCGCGGGTCCATCGCTTTCGGCACGTGATTCTGAGGGCGGTGGGAACATCGGAATCCCTTTCCGTGGATGTCATGCGAGGGGAGGTTGCCTCCGGCGACCTTTTTCTCCAGTGCTCCGACGGCCTGACGGACATGGTGGAGGACGACCTTATCGTGCAAATCCTGGCGACGGGCGACCCGCTCGGCGTCAAGGCCGAGAAGCTGATCTCGGCGGCGAACGCGGCCGGAGGTTACGATAACGTCACGGTGGTTTTGAGCGAGGTTGTGCCCGTGGTCTGAGGGTTCGGACCGTTTTACCCGCGTTCGGCAATTCCCCTTCCCTGCAAGCCGGCAGGCGCCGGTCGAACTCCTTCTCCGTTTGCACGTCCGAACGGAGGCGCGCTCGACGGCCCGGCCCCCCCCAAATCCAGGCAAGATCATCGTCGGCCGGCGCAATCGGGATCCCCCTTGCTTTCCCGCCCGGGGTCACTATTTTGAAAGCACATCGGTGCTCCGTGCCGGACGGAACGCTTTCGTGGCGGGGCGGCGGATAGGATCGTCGCTCGCGGAAAGAAGCGTGAACCATGATCACCAGCTTTTTTCTCCAGGAAGAGGGTTCAAGAGTCATCCACCGGGTGAGCCTGCCGTGCGTGATGGGTCGCGAAGAAGGGGTGGACCTTCGGTTTGCCGACCCGACGGTTTCGCACCGCCATGCCCTCATCTCGGAGGAAAACGACCATATCTGGATCGATGACCTGGGGAGTCTCAACGGCATCTACGTGAACGATGTGAGGATCGAGGACAAGGCGCCGCTCAAACCCGGAGACACCATCCGGCTGGGACGCTTGACTTTCTCGGTGTGCAGGTCCTACGAGGAAGTGGCCGGAGACACCATCGCCTTCCCGAGCCTGCACACGATGGGCGACCGCAGGCTCGATCGCCAGCGACTCAAGTGGATCTACGAAATCACCGTCGAACTGTCGGAGAAACAGGACCCCGCTTTGCTCGGAGAGAGGTTCTTTTCCCGGCTGAAGGATATTTATCAGCAGGACCAGGGCTATCTCGGGGTTTTCAAGGAGGACGGCTCGCTGGAATCCGTCTTTTCCGACGCTTCCCTCGACAGCGTGCCCGTCAGCCGGAGCATCGTCGACCGGTTGCTGCAGAACGGGGAGTCGTTCATCCTGGAGGATGCGCTGGGCGGGGAGGCTCTAAACAAGGATGCGGCAGCGCTGGAAATGAAGATCAGGTCGGCGTTGTGCGTACCCCTGCTTTATCACAACCAGATTCACGGGCTGATCTATCTCTCGCGGAGCGTTCCCGGCGCGTACAGCCACGAAGACCTGGAATTCCTGAGAACCGTCTCGTGCGTCCTCGCCCCGATGGTTGAAAACGCGCGCCTCTGGGCCGAGATCAAGGGCCTGTATGCCTCCACCGTGGATAGCCTCAAGGAGACCCAGTCGCGGTTGATCGAGGTGGAGCGGGCGGCCGCCTATGCACGGCTGGCCCAGGCCATGGCGCACGAAATAAGAAACCCTCTCATGGTGATCGGCGGGATGGTGAGGAGGATGCGGCGGCCGGCCCCGGATGAGCCGGAAGGAGCCGGGATGCAGGCCGTCATGAGCTCCGTGGAAAGAATCGAGACCGTCCTCAGGGAGGTGGACGGCTTCGTCAAGCTTCCTCCTCCAACCAAGCAGTTGAGAAAGATCGATTCCCTCATCCTCGAGGAAATCCGGCAGCACGATCGGGACTGGAAGGAAAAGGACATCCGCCCTCAACTGGTGGTGGGCACTTCCCACCTGATGATTCCCATCGACGATACCCTCTTCCGGAAGGCATTGTCCCTGATCTTCAGGGAATCCCTGTCCAACGTTCCCCGCGGATCGGAATTGAGCATATCGATCCGGGACCGCGGCGGCGAGCTCGAAATCGAAATCGGCCGTCGGGCCGACAGGACGGTCTACTGCGAGGCTTTCGATCCTGCCCTTCAGCACAAGCCATGGGTCCTCGACCTGTTCCTGAACATGGGCCACAAGATCATCGCCGACCAGGACGGGAAGCTTCTCCTGGATCGACATTCCAGCTCCGTGTTCCCGATGGTCATCCGCTTGCCGAGGATCGTGAAACCATAGCAGGCTCCGTGCCGCT from Syntrophobacter fumaroxidans MPOB includes these protein-coding regions:
- a CDS encoding FHA domain-containing protein → MITSFFLQEEGSRVIHRVSLPCVMGREEGVDLRFADPTVSHRHALISEENDHIWIDDLGSLNGIYVNDVRIEDKAPLKPGDTIRLGRLTFSVCRSYEEVAGDTIAFPSLHTMGDRRLDRQRLKWIYEITVELSEKQDPALLGERFFSRLKDIYQQDQGYLGVFKEDGSLESVFSDASLDSVPVSRSIVDRLLQNGESFILEDALGGEALNKDAAALEMKIRSALCVPLLYHNQIHGLIYLSRSVPGAYSHEDLEFLRTVSCVLAPMVENARLWAEIKGLYASTVDSLKETQSRLIEVERAAAYARLAQAMAHEIRNPLMVIGGMVRRMRRPAPDEPEGAGMQAVMSSVERIETVLREVDGFVKLPPPTKQLRKIDSLILEEIRQHDRDWKEKDIRPQLVVGTSHLMIPIDDTLFRKALSLIFRESLSNVPRGSELSISIRDRGGELEIEIGRRADRTVYCEAFDPALQHKPWVLDLFLNMGHKIIADQDGKLLLDRHSSSVFPMVIRLPRIVKP
- a CDS encoding LysM peptidoglycan-binding domain-containing protein, producing the protein MSKALRIVLLIPVIAALFFCGCATTDQSAKQESAAAPPPAVEEPEFISHKVYAGETMASIAKWYTGKESKWREIAEDNPGLNPKALKQGDLVKVRVSLATAHTAQPSHSTRPRKAAKKKAARPGTVEEDSSAPSEDEVFGPK
- a CDS encoding Stp1/IreP family PP2C-type Ser/Thr phosphatase; translated protein: MFKIACHGKSDVGLKRTNNEDSFAVEQNLGVAVLADGMGGAAAGELASRFFTRAALEVFSSADSNDDSNNPDPIERTFTLANRKILDHVKENPEHRGMGCTAELLAFKGPRYCLGHVGDSRTYLFRNGQLTQLTRDHSFVQDLLDKGVITPEEARVHRFRHVILRAVGTSESLSVDVMRGEVASGDLFLQCSDGLTDMVEDDLIVQILATGDPLGVKAEKLISAANAAGGYDNVTVVLSEVVPVV